AATTTTCACCCCAGAGGCCAACCCCAGGAGCCATCTAAAACAGACTCAGATCAGAAGCTGCTCTCCTcacttctcctctctctctccacctggATATACGCGTCTGGCCGATCAAGGGCCGACTCTATCAACCGATGACAGTCTCTCTCCTATTTATTTGCTTATAAACCTGTTACAATAAATGATCATTCGAACCGCGTCACGCGCACCTTTAACGACGAAGGCGCAAACCACTTTTTGATGAATGACTTTCTGGAGTGGAGAGGATGCGCGGGCCATTTTGAGCAGTCATTCGTTGCCCGCACTGGCATTCCTCTGTTTTTTGCTTCCAGCTCATAAAGGTGTTATATTATTTAGAGGCGGCAGCTGAGCTGAATGCGGATTAGATCCGCCACCAGTCATCGGAGCACCAGCCGTGGGACTTTGGATTTTTTCTGCACGACTTCATGATGGAGAGGATAAGAAAAGAAATGATTCTGATGGAAAGGGGACTACACAGTCCAGTGGCAGGAAAGAGGCTCTCCAACCTCTCTGACTCGGCCGGGAACGCGGTGCTTGAGGCCCTGGAAAATTCCCAGCACGCAGGTCGCCTCAGTCCGAGAATAACTTCAGCCTCGATGCATGGCAGTCTCGGGGATATTCCCACCAAAGGCAAGTTCGAAATCGACAGCTTATTCGGAAACCACCACAGCGACAATACCTCCTCCACAGAGGTTTCCTCCTCCGAAAGCAGGAAGAAAATAAACCTGTACCCTGAAGTTTCTCCTGACTCCGACATGAACAGCGATGTGGAAGTGGGTTGTCCGTCTCATCGCTCACCGAGCAGTCTCAGCCAACAGAAGGAAAACAACAGCAAAGGTAAACAATTTATATGGAAACTTTGGTTAATAAATGTGTTCAAATGGTAATTTGAGTGGGCATCGGAACGTTTCAAATATAGCCCGTattggaatttattttatattatttttcaaatgcatgtttttatatattatgttatattttatggtAGCATTTTCCCAAAGAGTCTTTTACCGTTGCCTTAGACGAATTAAATTATCTGTGATTGCATTATGTGTCCTGCATGAATTTTGCAGTGTTAAAATTCTATACAAATCGGTGAATACGTTTGTCTTTAATTGTTGATGCTCTGTggcttttatttttggtttaaaatcatttagattttctgaaaaaaataacttaaatgtaaTCCTAACATATTTCAGCTGaattgcatttatacatttaggctataaaaacaaTCACACATATTATTTTACGTgcttgtgtattttattttaatgtacaaatCAACCTGATAAAAGACTTATatgcatgtttaaaatgtttacacatttgtCTTTTATGTCTTCTATTATCCGATTTAGGTTTTTCCGACAGTAATTCAGGAACCTCCAATACAAGTTCGTCGTCTCTATCGAATATGAACGGTTCCATCGGTAACTCCAGCAGCTCGAGCGCGGACCAGGTGAGGAGGTACCGGACTGCGTTTACCCGAGAACAAATTGGAAGATTGGAGAAAGAATTTTACAGGGAAAACTACGTCTCGAGACCCAGGAGGTGTGAACTGGCCGCAGCATTAAACTTACCCGAAACAACAATAAAGGTATTGGTctgattttgtttacattttcacagaGAAGATACAATATGCATTTGCTCATTTGCAATGCTTATAAAATGTTTAGCTAATATTATCCTCTCACAGCCACCAGCAtagattacaaaaacaaaactaaataatgcacttttttatgGTCATTATCACTCTAAAAATGAATCCGTTCTCCTAAACGCTGTTTACAGAGAACGTGTAGTCTGTACACATCAACATGGGTTGTTTTAAACATACATAATGTGTAAAAcgaaatctgttattttattttgtctgatGCAAAAACATGCCTTATTTCGTCCTGTGCTCACGTTACCTATTAACCACAAAAACCGTCCAAAGGGAGTCCATTTAGAAAATTATTGGTCGATTCGTAAATAGCACAAATTATCCTCTGATCATAAAGCTTTACCTAAAAGCTctgcaaaaactattttaaatgcttAGGTCCTGAGGTTGTTTGCACGTGCTAAACGGtagtgtttaattgttttgttctCGCTTCTCGCCACTGTTCACCTCATCCCTAATTGTTACCTGTGTATTTCTGTGGATGCGTGTAGGTGTGGTTTCAGAATCGACGAATGAAGGACAAGCGGCAGCGGCTTGCCATGTCCTGGCCACATCCCGCCGATCCCAGCTTCTACACCTATATGATGACGCACGCGGCCGCCACCGGAAGTCTGCCTTACCCTTTTCATTCCCACATGCCACTACACTATTACCCCCATGTCGGTGTCACGGCAGCAGCTGCCGCGGCAGCCGCCTCAGGAGCCGCTTCTTCACCTTTTGCTACCTCTATACGTCCCCTTGATACTTTCCGTGCGCTTTCTCATCCATATTCGCGCCCAGAGCTGTTGTGTAGTTTCCGGCATCCAGGACTATACCAGTCACCGGCGGGTCTGAACAGCTCCGCAGCGGCGgcagcggcggcggcggcggccgCTGCAGCAGTCAGTGCGCCTTCAGCTACGGGGCCGTGCTCATGTCTCAGCTGCCACAGCAGTCAGGCCGCCAGCGCACTCGGCTCCAGGAGCACCAGCTCTGATTTCACCTGCACGGCGACCGGGCAGAGG
This genomic stretch from Cyprinus carpio isolate SPL01 chromosome B9, ASM1834038v1, whole genome shotgun sequence harbors:
- the LOC109068287 gene encoding homeobox even-skipped homolog protein 2-like, giving the protein MMERIRKEMILMERGLHSPVAGKRLSNLSDSAGNAVLEALENSQHAGRLSPRITSASMHGSLGDIPTKGKFEIDSLFGNHHSDNTSSTEVSSSESRKKINLYPEVSPDSDMNSDVEVGCPSHRSPSSLSQQKENNSKGFSDSNSGTSNTSSSSLSNMNGSIGNSSSSSADQVRRYRTAFTREQIGRLEKEFYRENYVSRPRRCELAAALNLPETTIKVWFQNRRMKDKRQRLAMSWPHPADPSFYTYMMTHAAATGSLPYPFHSHMPLHYYPHVGVTAAAAAAAASGAASSPFATSIRPLDTFRALSHPYSRPELLCSFRHPGLYQSPAGLNSSAAAAAAAAAAAAAVSAPSATGPCSCLSCHSSQAASALGSRSTSSDFTCTATGQRSESGFLPYSAAVLSKTAVPSPDQREESALNR